A single region of the Anomaloglossus baeobatrachus isolate aAnoBae1 chromosome 2, aAnoBae1.hap1, whole genome shotgun sequence genome encodes:
- the SRSF3 gene encoding serine/arginine-rich splicing factor 3 isoform X2, with amino-acid sequence MHRDSCPLDCKVYVGNLGNNGNKTELERAFGYYGPLRSVWVARNPPGFAFVEFEDPRDAADAVRELDGRTLCGCRVRVELSNGEKRSRNRGPPPSWNRRPRDDYRRRSPPPRRRSPRRRSFSRSRSRSLSRERRRERSLSRDRNHKLSRSFSRSRSRSRSNERK; translated from the exons ATGCATCGTGACTCCTGCCCCCTGGACTGCAAAGTCTATGTTGGAAATCTGGGTAACAATGGTAACAAGACAGAATTGGAGCGCGCTTTTGGCTACTATGGACCTTTACGTAGTGTGTGGGTGGCCAGGAACCCCCCTGGCTTTGCTTTTGTTGAGTTTGAGGATCCCAGAGATGCTGCAGATGCGGTCAGAGAATTAGATGGACG AACTTTATGTGGCTGTCGTGTTAGAGTAGAATTATCAAATGGTGAGAAAAGGAGTAGGAATCGAGGCCCTCCACCCTCATGGAATAGGCGTCCTAGGGATGATTACCGCAGGAGGAGCCCCCCTCCGAGGCGCAG ATCACCAAGACGGAGGAGCTTTTCACGTAGCCGTAGTAG gTCACTCTCTAGAGAACGCCGTAGGGAAAggtctttgtctagagatagaaatCATAAGCTGTCGCGCTCATTTTCTAGATCAAGGAG ccGATCCAGGTCAAATGAAAGAAAATAA
- the SRSF3 gene encoding serine/arginine-rich splicing factor 3 isoform X1 has protein sequence MLISPPSPAMHRDSCPLDCKVYVGNLGNNGNKTELERAFGYYGPLRSVWVARNPPGFAFVEFEDPRDAADAVRELDGRTLCGCRVRVELSNGEKRSRNRGPPPSWNRRPRDDYRRRSPPPRRRSPRRRSFSRSRSRSLSRERRRERSLSRDRNHKLSRSFSRSRSRSRSNERK, from the exons ATGTTAATATCTCCCCCATCTCCAGCAATGCATCGTGACTCCTGCCCCCTGGACTGCAAAGTCTATGTTGGAAATCTGGGTAACAATGGTAACAAGACAGAATTGGAGCGCGCTTTTGGCTACTATGGACCTTTACGTAGTGTGTGGGTGGCCAGGAACCCCCCTGGCTTTGCTTTTGTTGAGTTTGAGGATCCCAGAGATGCTGCAGATGCGGTCAGAGAATTAGATGGACG AACTTTATGTGGCTGTCGTGTTAGAGTAGAATTATCAAATGGTGAGAAAAGGAGTAGGAATCGAGGCCCTCCACCCTCATGGAATAGGCGTCCTAGGGATGATTACCGCAGGAGGAGCCCCCCTCCGAGGCGCAG ATCACCAAGACGGAGGAGCTTTTCACGTAGCCGTAGTAG gTCACTCTCTAGAGAACGCCGTAGGGAAAggtctttgtctagagatagaaatCATAAGCTGTCGCGCTCATTTTCTAGATCAAGGAG ccGATCCAGGTCAAATGAAAGAAAATAA